A window from Bos mutus isolate GX-2022 chromosome 1, NWIPB_WYAK_1.1, whole genome shotgun sequence encodes these proteins:
- the CAMK2N2 gene encoding calcium/calmodulin-dependent protein kinase II inhibitor 2 has translation MSEILPYSEDKMGRFGADPEGSDLSFSCRLQDTNSFFAGNQAKRPPKLGQIGRAKRVVIEDDRIDDVLKGMGEKPPSGV, from the exons ATGTCCGAGATCCTGCCCTACAGCGAGGACAAGATGGGCCGCTTCGGCGCCGACCCCGAGGGCTCTGACCTCTCTTTCAGCTGTCGCCTGCAGGACACCAACTCCTTCTTCGCGGGCAACCAAGCCAAGCGACCCCCCAAGCTGGGCCAGATCGGCCGAGCCAAGAGAG TGGTGATCGAGGATGACCGGATAGACGACGTGCTGAAGGGGATGGGGGAGAAGCCGCCGTCCGGAGTGTAG
- the ECE2 gene encoding endothelin-converting enzyme 2 isoform X3, with product MACLGPSAQVPELPEKNCGYREVQYWDQRYQGAADSAPYEWFGDFSCFRDLLEPELRPLDRILVLGCGNSALSYELFLGGFPDVTSVDYSSVVVAAMRARYAHVPTLRWETMDVRALGFPSGSFDVVLEKGTLDALLTGEQDPWTVSSEGVHTVDQVLNEVSRVLVPAGRFISLTSAAPHFRTRHYAQAHYGWSLRHATYGNGFQFHFYLMQKGKELSVAQLAVGAQILSPPRPPTPPCFLQDSDHEDFLSAIQL from the exons ATGGCTTGTCTGGGGCCTTCCGCACAGGTGCCGGAGTTACCAGAGAAGAACTGCGGGTACCGCGAGGTCCAGTACTGGGACCAGCGATACCAGGGCGCTGCCGACTCTGCCCCCTACGAGTGGTTCGGAGACTTCTCTTGCTTCCGTGACCTCCTAGAGCCGGAGTTGCGGCCGTTGGACCGTATCCTCGTGCTAG GCTGTGGAAACAGTGCCCTGAGCTACGAGCTAttccttgggggcttccctgatgtgaCCAGTGTGGACTACTCATCAGTAGTGGTGGCTGCCATGAGGGCTCGGTATGCCCACGTGCCCACGCTGCGATGGGAGACCATGGATGTGCgggcactgggcttccctagtggctctttCGACGTGGTGCTTGAGAAGGGCACACTGGATGCCCTGTTGACTGGTGAACAGGATCCCTGGACTGTGTCCTCTGAAGGTGTCCACACTGTGGACCAGGTGCTAAATGAG GTGAGCCGAGTGCTGGTCCCTGCGGGTCGGTTCATCTCATTGACCTCTGCTGCCCCCCACTTTCGGACAAGACACTATGCTCAAGCTCATTATGGCTGGTCCTTGAGGCATGCAACCTATGGCAATGgtttccagtttcatttctacCTCATGCAGAAGGGCAAAGAGCtcagtgtggctcagctggccGTTGGGGCACAGATCCTCTCACCCCCTagacctcccaccccaccctgcttCCTTCAGGACTCAGATCATGAGGACTTCCTCAGTGCCATTCAGCTGTGA